A window from Garra rufa chromosome 14, GarRuf1.0, whole genome shotgun sequence encodes these proteins:
- the LOC141284550 gene encoding cytochrome P450 2M1-like — protein sequence MDILLALKTNVVSVVMAVLALLLLWKIRGKQSRFDRLPPGPAPNPLLGNLFQFNMKEAYKYYQELSKTYGSVVTIWLANTPVVIISGYQALKETMIGLGEEFSGRTIYPLLMKSTYGYGVLSTSGHRWKEMRKFSLATLKNFGMGRRSIEERVQEEAENLVEMFKKCEGSAFSPADMLFNAVNNVICSIVFGHRFEFEDPQFKSLLRTVNDYFAILSSPLGQIYNIFPRLVSLFPGKHHQLFKDLEEAREYCKREAQVRMNILDLSSPQDFIEAFVLKMKEEKDKPDTEYHLDNLVSVVWNMFSAGTETTSSTIRHALLLMMKHQNVQERVQREIDEVVGQDRWPSIEDRQKLPYTDAVIHEIQRHMDLAPIAVPHKMMCDTEYNGYVIPKGVMVFPLLSSVLIDPKRWKNPNCFDPENFLDADGRFKKNDAFVVFGIGKRACLGEALARIEIFIFFTFLLQHFTFKAIVPPEELDTTPKNSSFGRIPRIYECYAISRK from the exons ATGGATATATTGTTGGCACTTAAGACGAATGTAGTGTCTGTTGTCATGGCTGTCTTGGCTCTGTTACTGCTGTGGAAGATTCGAGGAAAGCAGAGCAGGTTTGACCGGCTACCTCCAGGACCTGCGCCTAATCCACTGCTGGGAAATTTGTTTCAATTTAATATGAAGGAAGCCTACAAGTATTACCAAGAG TTGAGTAAGACATATGGCTCTGTTGTCACCATCTGGTTGGCGAACACTCCTGTGGTGATCATTTCTGGATATCAAGCCTTGAAGGAGACTATGATTGGTCTTGGTGAAGAATTCAGTGGCAGGACCATCTATCCTTTGTTGATGAAGTCCACTTATGGATATG GTGTTCTGTCCACTAGTGGACACCGATGGAAGGAGATGCGCAAGTTCTCTCTTGCGACACTGAAGAACTTCGGAATGGGCCGCAGGAGCATCGAGGAACGAGTCCAAGAGGAGGCTGAGAATCTTGTGGAAATGTTTAAAAAGTGTGAAG gctCTGCATTCAGCCCTGCAGACATGCTGTTTAATGCTGTAAACAATGTGATCTGCAGCATTGTTTTTGGGCATAGGTTTGAATTTGAGGATCCACAATTTAAGTCTCTCCTTCGGACTGTAAATGATTACTTTGCTATTCTCAGTAGCCCTCTTGGACAG ATCTATAATATATTCCCTAGGTTAGTCAGTCTCTTTCCTGGTAAACATCATCAACTGTTTAAAGACCTAGAAGAGGCCAGGGAGTATTGCAAGCGTGAGGCACAGGTTCGGATGAATATTTTGGATCTCTCGAGCCCACAGGACTTTATTGAGGCCTTTGTGTTAAAAATGAAAGAG GAGAAAGACAAACCTGACACAGAATATCATTTGGACAACCTGGTTTCTGTAGTATGGAACATGTTCAGTGCCGGCACAGAAACCACTTCATCCACCATCAGACATGCTTTGCTTCTGATGATGAAGCACCAAAACGTTCAAG AGCGTGTTCAGCGGGAAATTGATGAGGTTGTAGGACAGGACCGTTGGCCATCTATAGAGGACAGACAGAAGCTGCCGTATACGGATGCTGTAATCCATGAGATTCAACGCCATATGGATCTCGCCCCCATTGCTGTCCCGCACAAGATGATGTGCGACACTGAATACAATGGTTATGTCATTCCCAAG gggGTCATGGTTTTCCCACTGCTATCCTCTGTGCTTATAGACCCGAAACGGTGGAAGAACCCAAATTGCTTTGATCCAGAGAACTTCCTGGATGCAGATGGCCGATttaaaaaaaacgatgcatttgTTGTATTTGGCATAG GCAAGCGTGCATGTCTTGGTGAGGCTCTGGCTCGCATCGAAATCTTCATCTTCTTCACTTTCCTCCTTCAGCATTTCACCTTCAAAGCCATTGTACCTCCAGAGGAGCTTGACACAACACCTAAAAATAGCAGCTTTGGTCGCATACCCCGCATATATGAGTGCTATGCCATTTCCAGGAAATAG
- the gipr gene encoding gastric inhibitory polypeptide receptor, giving the protein MKSTPTIFLLTLSVLCRAESVSGKTVKDTVQEWNIYRNECIVKISSQPTPSGLFCKSMFDMYACWTDGVPNTTVKVPCPWYLPWYDQVRNGFVSRECGPDGQWLTVNHSRTWRDHSQCNVDDNQEKQENQMMILAYFRVMYTVGYSLSLASLSLAVVILLIFRKLRCTRNYIHTNLFASFILRAVSILTRDALLMKDAPEFRDNKDVSIVLSDQVMSGCRVAQVLMQYCVGANYYWLLVEGLYLHNLLVLMVFSENSYFCVYVFIGWGTPVLFVVPWIVVRYLYENTRCWEINENMAYWWIIRTPILLAILVNFFIFIRIILILISKLKAHQMRYTDYKFRLAKSTLTLIPLLGIHEVVFAVMTEEQTEGVLRNVNLFFELFFNSFQGFLVAILYCFVNKEVQSEIKKKWQRWKLGITILEDLRNTGSNTQQGGAVPQFHHDPDCTPDCPLDSGSHLCSDPTPAVQHHCHPGAKKGKAYCYISARKQVLNGMDVPALPQCAGEGAVMFSESYC; this is encoded by the exons AGTGTGAGTGGGAAGACGGTGAAGGACACAGTGCAAGAATGGAACATTTATCGGAACGAGTGCATCGTGAAGATAAGCTCACAACCCACTCCCTCGG GTTTGTTTTGCAAAAGCATGTTTGATATGTACGCTTGTTGGACAGATGGAGTTCCCAACACAACTGTGAAAGTGCCGTGTCCCTGGTATCTGCCCTGGTATGATCAAG TGCGTAATGGGTTTGTGTCGCGGGAATGCGGTCCAGATGGCCAGTGGCTTACCGTCAACCACAGCCGCACATGGAGAGACCACTCACAATGCAATGTAGACGACAACCAGGAGAAACAG GAGAATCAGATGATGATCTTGGCCTATTTCAGGGTGATGTACACAGTTGGTTACTCTCTATCCCTGGCCAGCCTGTCTTTAGCCGTTGTTATACTTCTCATATTCAG GAAGCTCCGTTGCACACGTAATTACATCCACACCAATCTGTTTGCCTCTTTCATCCTGCGAGCTGTGTCCATCCTCACAAGAGACGCGCTTCTCATGAAAGACGCTCCTGAGTTCAGGGACAACAAAGATGTTTCAATTGTTCTAAGTGACCAG GTGATGTCGGGCTGCCGTGTGGCTCAGGTCCTGATGCAATACTGTGTCGGGGCAAACTACTATTGGCTACTGGTAGAAGGACTATATCTTCACAACCTGCTGGTGCTGATGGTCTTCTCAGAGAATAGCTACTTCTGCGTATATGTCTTCATCGGCTGGG GCACACCTGTGCTATTTGTGGTGCCTTGGATAGTTGTTCGCTACTTATATGAGAACACCAG GTGCTGGGAGATCAACGAAAATATGGCATATTGGTGGATCATCCGAACGCCAATCCTTTTGGCAATTTTA GTGAACTTTTTCATATTTATAAGGATTATTCTGATCCTCATCTCCAAATTAAAAGCACATCAGATGAGATATACAGATTATAAATTTAG GTTAGCCAAGTCCACACTGACCCTCATTCCCTTGCTAGGGATTCACGAGGTGGTGTTTGCTGTGATGACAGAGGAACAGACTGAGGGCGTGCTTCGCAACGTCAACCTGTTCTTTGAACTCTTCTTCAATTCTTTTCAG GGTTTTCTGGTGGCCATATTGTATTGCTTTGTCAATAAAGAG GTACAgtcagaaataaaaaagaaatggcAGCGATGGAAATTGGGTATAACCATTTTGGAGGACCTGCGTAATACAGGCAGCAACACACAGCAGGGAGGAGCAGTTCCACAGTTTCACCACGACCCAGACTGCACTCCAGACTGCCCTCTGGACAGTGGCAGCCACCTGTGCTCGGACCCAACACCCGCAGTTCAACATCACTGCCATCCAGGAGCAAAGAAAGGCAAGGCGTACTGTTACATCTCTGCCCGAAAGCAGGTTCTGAACGGGATGGATGTGCCAGCGTTACCCCAGTGTGCCGGAGAGGGAGCAGTGATGTTTTCAGAGAGCTACTGTTGA